The Thiovulum sp. ES genomic interval TCCGAGACAGACTTAAGGAGGACGAGGTTTAAGCTTTAGGCCGAAGTCCCAAATACCCAGGTACGATGTCTTACCCTTCAAGGCTTACCCGTACAGGTTCAAAGCCGTGGAGCTTTTAACTACCAGGACGAGGGAGTACAGGGAAAGGGTGATGCAGGAGGCGGGTTTCAACACGTTCCTCTTAAGAAGCAGGGACGTTTATATAGACCTTCTTACGGATTCGGGAACTGCCGCAATGAGCGACGAGCAGTGGGCCGAAGGAATAAGGCAGGATTGGAAGAACGCTTACGATTACCTATCCCAGGCCGTTTATGAAGTTTTCGGATTTAAATACTTTATACCCACACATCAGGGTAGACAGGCGGAACACTTTATATCCCAGGCCCTCATAAAATCCGGTCAGTACGTGATAAACAACATGTACTTCACGACCACGAGGTTCCATCAGGAGTACGCGGGAGGTATATTCGTAGATCTGATAATTCCCCAGGCCCACGATCCGGATTTTGAGCACCCATTCAAGGGTAACTTCGATACCGATGCGGTTTACAGTTTTATAAAGGAGAAGGGAAGGGAAAACGTGGCTTACATATGCGTTGAGACGAACGTTAACATGGCAGGCGGACAGCCCGTATCCATGGAGAACATAAGAAAATTGAGGGAGATAGCGGACGAGTTCGAAATCCCTTTGGTGTTCGACGCAACACGAATAGCCGAAAACGCCTATTTTATCAAGCTAAGGGAGAAGGGATACGAGAACAAGAGCATAGGGGAAATAATCAGGGAGATGTTATCGTACGCGGATGCGGCCAGCATATCCGCAAAAAAGGATCCGCTTACAAACATAAGCGGAATTTTGCTTATAAGGGATCCTGAAGTTTACGCGAGGGTTTACGAGTTTGCCACGGCTTTCGATGGGAGCCCATACGACGGCGGTTTGGCAGATAGGGACCTTGCGATTTTGGCAAGGGGAATATACGAGATGATAAATTTCGAATACCTAGAGAGCAGGATAAGGCAGGTTCAATATCTCGGGGAAAGG includes:
- a CDS encoding tryptophanase (PFAM: Beta-eliminating lyase), which encodes MQEAGFNTFLLRSRDVYIDLLTDSGTAAMSDEQWAEGIRQDWKNAYDYLSQAVYEVFGFKYFIPTHQGRQAEHFISQALIKSGQYVINNMYFTTTRFHQEYAGGIFVDLIIPQAHDPDFEHPFKGNFDTDAVYSFIKEKGRENVAYICVETNVNMAGGQPVSMENIRKLREIADEFEIPLVFDATRIAENAYFIKLREKGYENKSIGEIIREMLSYADAASISAKKDPLTNISGILLIRDPEVYARVYEFATAFDGSPYDGGLADRDLAILARGIYEMINFEYLESRIRQVQYLGERLISLGIPVVRPIGGHAVYLNARKFLPHIPQDEFPAQTLAAEIYIEGGVRTMERGTVSAGRDPQTGENXKPKLELVRITIPRRVY